In the Chloroflexota bacterium genome, TGCTCAAGAACATCAGTTTCATCGCCCGGCCGGGGGAGACCATCGCCATCGTCGGGCAGACCGGCTCCGGCAAAACGACCCTCACCCGGCTCATCAACCGCATCTTTGACGTGGACAGTGGCCGGGTGTTGGTGGACGGGGTGGACGTGCGCGACTGGAACTTGGAGTCGCTGCGCTCGCAGATCTCGACCATCGAACAGGACGTGTTCCTTTTCTCCCGCTCCCTGGCGGAGAACATCGCCTTCGGGCGGGCCGATGCCACCCAAGAGGAGATCGAACAGGCGGCACGCGAGGCGCAGGCCCACGAGTTCATCACCGGTTTTGCCGAAGGATACGACACCGTGATCGGTGAGCGCGGCGTGACTTTATCCGGTGGGGAGCGGCAGCGCATCGCTATCGCTCGCGCTTTCCTCACCAACCCCCGCATCCTGATCTTAGACGATAGCACCAGCGCCATCGATAGCGCCACCGAGGATCAGATTCAGCGCGCCATGCGCCGCATCAGCCGTCAGCGGACGACGTTCCTCATCACCCACCGCCTCAGCCAGATCCGTTGGGCGGACCGCATCCTGGTCTTGCGCAGGGGCGAGTTGGTGGATCAGGGAACACACCAGGAATTGATGCAGCGTTGCCCGGATTACCGGCGCATTTTCGCCCGATACACGTAGGCGCGACCCGTGGATATACGTAGGGGCACGCCTGGTGCGTGCCCACCGAACAATTGAGGGAGCGATATGGGTTTCATTTTGGATGGCCTGGAAACCGAGGCCTACGACCGAAGTTACAGCGATAGGGAACTGCTACGGCGCATCATCGGCTACTTTCGGCCATACAGCCGACAGATGTTCCTGGTGGCGATCATGATCGCGCTGAACTCCCTGGCGGGGACTGGCGGACCCATCCTCATCGCCCGAGGGATTGACTTGGTGGCCGAAAACCCATCCACCGAGGTCATGCTTGCGCTGGCGGGCGGCGTACTCCTCTTGGGAGTGATGGCCTGGGTGATGAACTTCGCGCGGCAACTGCTCTCCGCGCGGGTGGTGGGCGACGTGGTGCTGAGGCTGCGGGAGGACGTTTTCGACGCCACCATCCGCCATGACCTCTCCTTCTTCGATGAACATCCGTCCGGCAAGATCGTCAGCCGCATCACCTCCGACACGCAGGACTTCTCCGATGTGGCCACCTTGACGATGGACCTGTTGAGCCAGGTGTTGCTGGTGCTCATCCTCCTGGTCTGGCTGTTGCACATCAACGTGTGGCTGACTCTGCTGCTGGTGGGGATGGCACCCATCGCCGCCGGCATTGCGCTCAGTTTCCGGCGTTTCGCACGGGAGGTTACCCAGCACGCCCGGCGGGTAACCGCCAAGATCAACGCTCAGATACAAGAATCCATCAGCGGCATTATGATAGCCAAGGGTTTCCGCCAGGAGCGCGCCATCTACACCACCTTTGCGGCCAATAACACGCAGGCCTACCAAGTGGGCTTGCGGCGTGGACTGACGCTGAGCGGCATCTTCCCCATGATGGGCATTGCTTCTGGGTTGGGAGTGGCGCTCTTGGTCTACGCAGGCGGGCTGGCCACTCGCGGCGGGGCAGTCAGCCCGGGCAACTGGTACCTGTTCATGCAGGCGGTGGGGTTCTTCTGGTGGCCGATGATGAGCATCGCCTCCTTCTGGAGCCAGTTCCAGGATGGTCTCTCAGCCGCGGAGCGGGTGTTCGCCCTGATAGATGCCCAACCCAAGGTGGTGCAGACGGCAGCCGAACCGGTGGGGGCACAGTCTCTGCAAGGACAGATCGAATTCCGCCACCTTCAGTTTACCTACACCGGTTCCGAGGTGGTGTTGCCCGACTTCTCCCTGGTGGTGCACCCCCGGGAGACAGTGGCCTTCGTGGGACATACCGGCGCTGGCAAATCCAGCCTGGCGCGGCTATTGGCTCGCTTCTACGAGTTCCAGGGCGGAGAACTGTTGATAGATGGGCGGGACATCCGCCGTCTGGATCTTGCTCAATACCGGCGGCACATTGGGCTCGTGCCGCAGGAACCTTTCCTCTTCTCGGGGACGGTGCGCGAGAACATCCGCTACAGCCGGCCCGAGGCGACTGACCAGGAGGTGTACGAGGCAGCCATGCGCATCGGCAACGGCGATTGGCTCGCTGACCTGCCGGATGGATTGGACACCGATGTGGGCGAGCGTGGGGCGAACCTTTCGATGGGGCAAAGGCAACTGGTGGCCCTGGCGCGGGTGCTACTCAAAGACCCATCCATCCTCATCCTGGACGAGGCCACGGCCAGCGTGGACCCCTTCACCGAGGCGCAGATCCAGGAGGGGTTGGATGTGGTAATGCACGGGCGCACCGCCATTGTGATTGCCCACCGCCTTTCCACGGTGCGCAATGCGGACCGAATCGTGGTGCTGCGCGATGGTCAGATCATCGAGGAGGGGGATCACGAGTCGCTGCTGGCGGCGGGCGGCCACTACAGTGAACTATACAACACCTACTTCCGCCACCAGTCGCTGGAGTACATCGAGCAGGCAGGCTTCTTGCGTGAAAGGTGAGATGCAGGCCCTTAGGGTTTCAGAACCTTAAGGATTTGCGTTGCCTTGCGGGAGAATCGGAGGTATAATTACGGCGCGGCGGGCTACATAGGATTTCGAGTGGCACGGAGGTTTTGATGGGCGCTGTAAGGACGGAGTATTTGTATATCACTCGTCAGCCCGGGGTGTGCGATGGCCGGCCAATCATCAAGGGCACGCGGACGCCGGTCAAAGCGATTGTGGGCTACTATAAACTCGGTCTTAGTGTGGAAGAGATTCTCGAGGGCCTACCCCATTTGACCCCTGCTCAGGTCTATGAGGCCCTCTGCTACTATCATGACCACCAGTCGGAGATTGAACAGGACATCGAAGAAAGCCGGGTTGAGCGACTGATAGAGCGCTATGGCCTAAAAATGACGGCAGATGGTCGCATCATAGCAGAGGGAAACCGTGAGTCCTGAATCCCTCCTCTTCATTCGGCTTTACCTGGATGAAGATGTCCACAAGCGCGTGGCCACTGCGCTTCGATTACGTGGTTTCGACGTGATCAGCGCCCACGAAGTGGGCCGTTGGGGTTTGAGTGACGAAGAACAACTGGCCTATGCGACCGCTGAAGGACGGGCTCTTTTCACCCACAATACCTCTGACTACCTGCAGCTTCACCTGGACTGGCTACAACATGGAAAGGAGCACTACGGTATTATCCTGTCTGATCAAGTGCCCGTTAATGTGTTAGTGCGTCGCCTGCTCAACTTGCTGAACCACGTAACTGCTGATGAGATGCGTAACCAGATCCGCTGGCTACAGGCCTTCAGGTAGAACGACCTCGAAAGTATAGCCCCTTAGGATTTTCGGAAACCCTAAGGGGCTTGTTGTTGTCCCTATAACGGTGGGAACTGCCCGGTGCGGCTGTCGGCTCGGATGAGCAAAGCGTCGCTCTGCTTGGCTTCGCTGAATTTGATTAGTCCGGCGAGATAGGCGAAATCCCCGTCCACCACTAAACCGTGAACCACATCCTCATCTGCGCCACCCCAGCGGCTTTCCCAGAGGAGTTGACCTTCGGGGCTGAACTTCAGCAGGAAGATATCCGTGGGGCTGGTGCTGGTTTGGCGCGAGTTCACGGCCAGCAAGACATTTCCAGAAGGGTCCATTGCGGCAGCGCGACCCGTGTGTTCGCCGCTTTCGTCGCCCCAGAGCCTGTCCCAGAGCAAGTGCAATTCTCTGTCGTACTTCAGTAGGAAAATCTGGTTGCCGCTCCCGAGTTTCATGTTGATGCCCACGACGTACAAAGATACCCCATCGCTGGTCATACCCAGG is a window encoding:
- a CDS encoding DUF5615 family PIN-like protein — protein: MSPESLLFIRLYLDEDVHKRVATALRLRGFDVISAHEVGRWGLSDEEQLAYATAEGRALFTHNTSDYLQLHLDWLQHGKEHYGIILSDQVPVNVLVRRLLNLLNHVTADEMRNQIRWLQAFR
- a CDS encoding DUF433 domain-containing protein, producing MGAVRTEYLYITRQPGVCDGRPIIKGTRTPVKAIVGYYKLGLSVEEILEGLPHLTPAQVYEALCYYHDHQSEIEQDIEESRVERLIERYGLKMTADGRIIAEGNRES
- a CDS encoding ABC transporter ATP-binding protein produces the protein MGFILDGLETEAYDRSYSDRELLRRIIGYFRPYSRQMFLVAIMIALNSLAGTGGPILIARGIDLVAENPSTEVMLALAGGVLLLGVMAWVMNFARQLLSARVVGDVVLRLREDVFDATIRHDLSFFDEHPSGKIVSRITSDTQDFSDVATLTMDLLSQVLLVLILLVWLLHINVWLTLLLVGMAPIAAGIALSFRRFAREVTQHARRVTAKINAQIQESISGIMIAKGFRQERAIYTTFAANNTQAYQVGLRRGLTLSGIFPMMGIASGLGVALLVYAGGLATRGGAVSPGNWYLFMQAVGFFWWPMMSIASFWSQFQDGLSAAERVFALIDAQPKVVQTAAEPVGAQSLQGQIEFRHLQFTYTGSEVVLPDFSLVVHPRETVAFVGHTGAGKSSLARLLARFYEFQGGELLIDGRDIRRLDLAQYRRHIGLVPQEPFLFSGTVRENIRYSRPEATDQEVYEAAMRIGNGDWLADLPDGLDTDVGERGANLSMGQRQLVALARVLLKDPSILILDEATASVDPFTEAQIQEGLDVVMHGRTAIVIAHRLSTVRNADRIVVLRDGQIIEEGDHESLLAAGGHYSELYNTYFRHQSLEYIEQAGFLRER